One window of Amyelois transitella isolate CPQ chromosome 7, ilAmyTran1.1, whole genome shotgun sequence genomic DNA carries:
- the LOC106139763 gene encoding uncharacterized protein LOC106139763 — MAPQYFSGLLILCTCFLLEVSSRPSSNELTTPTNIEEDTEGNEAKLLNEKEKYLTLLDNTKEILDKINIVNAALKKPNRRQQIKYNTESPNPGGYVLNRDILEKLQQIIASGKLQPLLETNNYQESNSLNDFHRNIQRYSKSLPYNPQIMAGNQITPSVIPLPYVQNIPVLVMPTLNAYNPGSGHDYNNVDGISHYQNRQGLPSLPFQWPLAPYFPILIKDPFLTFLQGGGWSNIFEAGQNADVCSRKQKSSEQINELTFQDASDNETESDDNITKKLTISSREGRALKKRNVSKSTSTDDSKTQQKSEKFLLKPNTTQKPARPQPVSSIEPTKDVKNTNEDDGDLRFGAFTFFGEKKPVAPSPGFFINRLKVRKGGVAIAGPGGVATAGRGGTAIVGPGGLAYTQPGGLAVAGPAARVVALSPDSNLSSIISQLHHLSAKDGSVPRFLKEIPEGKVVATGPVIYYNSKLFRGEQRRGFQGDNGEYKREEYNWRPDIYHYNRGRFVKERHLTIHPKFMLFVKPRAFALTSSGVAIANPVSNVVISQNETASIEHAPMATAVAGPGGIAHAQSVQYLPFYGGGKGMYLEIKKDTSGRVISELVVSEDKISMDSVIKNSDENLLAKVLAANLQSLKVLSSSTLKLHNLGRRTGSLDNADKERFKSQLEKLGETASNTIKLIEEVSDNIDGLFKSNPKVRQYQEDETDEINEEGIGIDAPNGDDSFSDALLGGATVAEAKPVGLAVIGENGLAASRPIGTAVAVSGIAIARPVATAVAGVNPAALGLNLSINHSKN; from the exons aTCCTCTGTACATGTTTTCTACTAGAAGTGTCAAGTCGTCCGTCGAGTAATga GTTGACGACGCCAACAAATATAGAAGAGGATACAGAAGGAAACGAGGCAAAgctattaaatgaaaaagaaaaatatttaacacttCTTGAcaatacaaaagaaattttagacaaaataaacattgtgaATGCAGcattaaaaaaaccaaatcgaagacaacaaataaaatacaatactgAGTCACCAAATCCTGGTGGATATGTTCTTAACAgagatattttagaaaaattacaacaaatcATTGCGTCTGGTAAACTACAACCGCTTTTAGAAACGAATAATTATCAAGAAAGTAATTCGTTAAATGATTTCCATAGAAATATCCAACGATATTCAAAAAGCTTGCCATACAACCCCCAAATTATGGCAGGAAATCAAATTACTCCTTCTGTTATACCACTACCATACGTTCAAAATATCCCTGTACTTGTTATGCCTACTTTAAATGCTTATAATCCAGGATCAGGACATGATTACAATAATGTTGATGGAATATCGCACTATCAAAACAGACAAGGGCTGCCATCATTACCCTTCCAATGGCCTTTGGCACCGTACTTTCCTATATTAATCAAAGATCCTTTCCTAACATTCCTTCAAGGAGGTGGTTGGAGCAATATCTTTGAGGCAGGACAAAACGCTGATGTATGCAGTAGAAAACAGAAATCTTCtgaacaaataaatgaattgacATTTCAAGATGCATCTGATAACGAAACAGAAAGCGATGACaacataacaaaaaagttGACCATCAGCTCTAGGGAAGGAAGAgcccttaaaaaaagaaacgtaTCTAAATCTACATCTACAGATGATTCAAAAACTCAACAAAAGTCGGAAAAATTCCTATTAAAGCCGAATACAACCCAAAAACCTGCAAGGCCACAACCTGTTTCTTCAATTGAACCAACAAAGGatgttaaaaatactaacGAAGATGACGGTGATTTGCGATTTGGAGCGTTTACATTTTTCGGCGAAAAGAAGCCCGTGGCTCCCAGTCCAGGTTTTTTCATCAATAGACTTAAAGTTCGAAAAGGCGGTGTAGCAATCGCTGGGCCAGGAGGAGTTGCAACTGCTGGAAGGGGTGGAACAGCTATAGTAGGACCGGGTGGACTCGCCTACACACAGCCTGGCGGACTTGCAGTTGCTGGACCAGCCGCTCGCGTAGTAGCATTATCGCCAGACAGCAATCTCTCGTCAATAATCTCCCAGCTACATCACTTGTCAGCAAAAGATGGTTCTGTaccaagatttttaaaagaaatacctGAAGGGAAAGTCGTTGCGACTGGCcctgttatttattataattcaaa ATTATTCCGAGGAGAACAGCGAAGAGGATTCCAAGGAGATAACGGAGAGTATAAGAGGGAAGAATATAATTGGAGGCCAGACATTTACCACTACAACCGTGGCAGATTTGTGAAAGAAAGACATTTAACAATTCATCCTAAGTTTATGCTCTTTGTGAAACCAAGGGCTTTCGCACTTACTAGCTCTGGTGTAGCTATAGCTAATCCAGTATCAAATGTAGTGATCTCTCAAAATGAGACAGCATCGATAGAACATGCTCCAATGGCAACAGCTGTGGCTGGTCCTGGGGGCATAGCTCATGCTCAA TCAGTACAATACTTACCCTTCTACGGCGGGGGCAAGGGTATGTacctagaaataaaaaaagatacatCAGGCAGAGTCATAAGCGAGTTAGTTGTATCAGAAGACAAAATCAGCATGGACAGTGTGATCAAAAATAGCGACGAAAATCTTCTTGCGAAGGTGCTTGCAGCAAATTTGCAAAGCTTAAAAGTACTATCGAGCAGTACACTTAAACTTCACAATTTGGGGAGGAGGACTGGTTCTTTAGACAATGCTGATAAAGAACGATTTAAAAGCCAATTAGAGAAACTTGGAGAAACAGCGTCGAATACAATTAAACTTATTGAAGAAGTTTCTGACAATATTGATGGTCTCTTCAAAAGTAATCCCAAAGTAAGACAATATCAAGAGGACGAGACAGatgag ataaacGAGGAAGGCATCGGTATAGATGCCCCAAATGGAGATGATTCCTTTTCTGATGCTCTTTTAGGAGGTGCTACCGTTGCTGAGGCCAAACCAGTTG GTTTAGCTGTTATTGGAGAGAATGGTTTAGCAGCTTCAAGACCGATAGGCACAGCTGTAGCAGTATCGGGTATAGCTATTGCTAGACCAGTAGCTACTGCGGTCGCTGGTGTCAACCCTGCGGCCTTAGGGCTGAATTTATCAATCAACCATTCAAAAAACTGA